The following proteins are co-located in the Macadamia integrifolia cultivar HAES 741 chromosome 3, SCU_Mint_v3, whole genome shotgun sequence genome:
- the LOC122074602 gene encoding bax inhibitor 1-like gives MKVSLFRKTEPTFLLAAIASTEHRFPLKLQRFFWRVRSREGRGLVSLSNTVYLSLGCALTASAVGVYLHLLWNIGGILTTSACMGSIVWLLSTPTYEERKRVGLLMAAALFEGASIGLLMSYCIMSRGIKT, from the exons ATGAAAGTCTCATTGTTTCGAAAGACAGAACCCACATTCCTCCTAGCTGCGATTGCATCAACAGAGCACCGATTCCCTCTGAAGTTGCAGAGATTCTTCTGGCGAGTGCGCTCCCGTGAAGGCAGAGGACTTGTCTCCCTCTCTAACACA GTTTATCTCTCACTTGGGTGCGCTCTAACGGCTTCGGCTGTAGGAGTCTACCTGCATCTTTTGTGGAACATCGGTGGCATACTCACTACTTCGGCATGCATGGGAAGCATTGTATGGCTACTTTCCACTCCTACATATGAAGAG AGGAAGAGGGTAGGTCTCTTAATGGCAGCGGCCCTTTTTGAAGGAGCTTCAATCGGTCTTCTAATGAGCTATTGTATCATGTCCAGAGGGATCAAAACATGA
- the LOC122073131 gene encoding 70 kDa peptidyl-prolyl isomerase-like isoform X1 has protein sequence MAVDKETQLSEIEDEDELDEEPGEVIESPPPLKVGEEREIRSSGLKKKLLHAGHGWETPNFGDEVTVHYVGTLLDGTKFDSSREREDPFTFKLGHGQIASELDHGIITMKKGEVALFTIASDLGFGATGAKGVPSSSVIQFEVELISWITVVDICKDGGIIKKILKKGERNEQPGDLDEVMVKYEVGLADGTIVAKTPEEGLEFYVKDGHFCPALVKALKTMKKGEKANLMVQSLYAFGEQGKDDKDGFPAIPSNAVLSIDLELLSFNPVVDITGDAKVLKKILKEGEGTMTANEGAAVTVKYTARLGDGTTFERKGFDRVGPLEFLLDEEQVIPGLDRAAATMRKGELCIVTINPEYGFGSVEVKRDLAVVPPSSTIFYEVEMLDFIKEKTPWEMSNTQKIEVAGKKKVEGNILFKSGKHQRAASRYEKVMQIS, from the exons ATGGCAGTGGACAAAGAAACCCAACTCTCAGAAATTGAGGACGAAGACGAACTTGACGAAGAACCTGGCGAGGTGATCGAATCACCACCCCCTCTCAAGgtaggagaggagagggaaattagaagctctgggttgaagaagaagctcctCCATGCCGGTCATGGATGGGAAACTCCCAATTTCGGTGACGAAGTTACTG TTCACTACGTAGGTACTTTACTTGATGGAACCAAGTTCGATTccagcagagagagagaggaccctTTCACTTTTAAGCTTGGTCATG GGCAAATTGCGTCTGAGTTGGATCATGGCATCATTACTATGAAAAAAGGAGAAGTGGCATTGTTCACAATAGCttctgatttgggttttggagcCACCGGTGCCAAGGGTGTACCCTCCAGTTCTGTTATCCAATTCGAGGTAGAACTCATATCTTGGATCACAGTGGTGGACATCTGCAAGGATGGCGGAATTAtcaagaaaattttgaagaaaggGGAGAGAAATGAGCAACCCGGCGACTTGGATGAGGTTATGG TGAAGTATGAGGTGGGGCTTGCTGATGGAACAATTGTTGCTAAAACGCCTGAAGAAGGACTCGAGTTTTATGTGAAAGATG GTCATTTCTGTCCAGCATTGGTGAAGGCACTCAAGACCatgaaaaaaggagagaaggcCAATTTAATGGTTCAATCACTGT ATGCCTTTGGGGAGCAGGGAAAAGATGATAAAGATGGATTTCCTGCCATACCCTCAAATGCTGTGTTAAGCATTGATCTTGAGTTGTTATCTTTCAATCCTGTTGTTGACATTACTGGTGATGCCAAGGTTTTGAAAAAGATTTTGAAGGAGGGAGAAGGCACTATGACAGCAAATGAAGGGGCAGCTGTGACTG TTAAATATACTGCTAGGCTGGGAGATGGAACCACATTTGAGAGAAAAGGCTTTGACAGAGTGGGGCCATTGGAATTTTTATTAGACGAAG AACAAGTGATTCCTGGGTTAGACAGGGCAGCAGCAACAATGAGGAAGGGTGAACTGTGCATTGTGACAATAAATCCTGAATATGGATTTGGAAGTGTTGAAGTTAAACGGGACCTTGCTGTTGTTCCTCCATCTTCAACTATATTTTATGAAGTAGAAATGCTAGACTTTATTAAG GAGAAAACACCTTGGGAGATGAGTAACACTCAGAAAATTGAGGTGGCTGGGAAGAAGAAAGTGGAGGGCAACATATTGTTTAAGAGTGGGAAGCATCAAAGAGCAGCAAGCAGATATGAGAAGGTAATGCAAATCAGTTGA
- the LOC122072854 gene encoding uncharacterized protein LOC122072854: MSKGKGSKQSRMSRMAKAPIRILCKARDLYVQTLTSCAGNMRHGGNYDTNGLPAAPKSSSNFPRSFSVTSSRSSAASDEDFRQLMRVASLKALHNKYGTQSPQQQWGRSQSVGASAPKGKGTLMPRSVSHSVAIARIDEDKPCDFAEEEEEEEEDDTANQLNPTKLSHPFPRSE, from the coding sequence ATGAGCAAAGGCAAGGGAAGCAAACAAAGCAGGATGAGCAGGATGGCCAAGGCACCCATCAGAATCCTGTGCAAGGCAAGGGATTTGTACGTCCAAACTCTCACGTCGTGTGCcgggaatatgagacacggagGGAATTACGACACGAACGGTCTGCCCGCTGCTCCTAAGTCATCGTCCAACTTCCCCAGGAGCTTCAGCGTCACTTCCTCAAGATCCTCCGCCGCCAGCGACGAGGACTTCCGGCAGCTCATGAGGGTTGCCTCTCTGAAGGCCCTTCACAATAAGTATGGGACACAGTCACCACAGCAGCAGTGGGGCCGCTCTCAAAGCGTGGGTGCCTCAGCGCCCAAAGGAAAGGGAACATTGATGCCCAGGAGTGTTTCTCATAGCGTCGCCATCGCCAGGATTGACGAGGACAAGCCTTGCGACTtcgcagaagaagaagaagaagaagaagaagacgatacGGCCAACCAACTCAACCCCACCAAGTTATCACACCCGTTCCCGAGAAGCGAATAA
- the LOC122073131 gene encoding peptidyl-prolyl cis-trans isomerase FKBP65-like isoform X2, protein MAVDKETQLSEIEDEDELDEEPGEVIESPPPLKVGEEREIRSSGLKKKLLHAGHGWETPNFGDEVTVHYVGTLLDGTKFDSSREREDPFTFKLGHGQIASELDHGIITMKKGEVALFTIASDLGFGATGAKGVPSSSVIQFEVELISWITVVDICKDGGIIKKILKKGERNEQPGDLDEVMVKYEVGLADGTIVAKTPEEGLEFYVKDGHFCPALVKALKTMKKGEKANLMVQSLYAFGEQGKDDKDGFPAIPSNAVLSIDLELLSFNPVVDITGDAKVLKKILKEGEGTMTANEGAAVTEQVIPGLDRAAATMRKGELCIVTINPEYGFGSVEVKRDLAVVPPSSTIFYEVEMLDFIKEKTPWEMSNTQKIEVAGKKKVEGNILFKSGKHQRAASRYEKVMQIS, encoded by the exons ATGGCAGTGGACAAAGAAACCCAACTCTCAGAAATTGAGGACGAAGACGAACTTGACGAAGAACCTGGCGAGGTGATCGAATCACCACCCCCTCTCAAGgtaggagaggagagggaaattagaagctctgggttgaagaagaagctcctCCATGCCGGTCATGGATGGGAAACTCCCAATTTCGGTGACGAAGTTACTG TTCACTACGTAGGTACTTTACTTGATGGAACCAAGTTCGATTccagcagagagagagaggaccctTTCACTTTTAAGCTTGGTCATG GGCAAATTGCGTCTGAGTTGGATCATGGCATCATTACTATGAAAAAAGGAGAAGTGGCATTGTTCACAATAGCttctgatttgggttttggagcCACCGGTGCCAAGGGTGTACCCTCCAGTTCTGTTATCCAATTCGAGGTAGAACTCATATCTTGGATCACAGTGGTGGACATCTGCAAGGATGGCGGAATTAtcaagaaaattttgaagaaaggGGAGAGAAATGAGCAACCCGGCGACTTGGATGAGGTTATGG TGAAGTATGAGGTGGGGCTTGCTGATGGAACAATTGTTGCTAAAACGCCTGAAGAAGGACTCGAGTTTTATGTGAAAGATG GTCATTTCTGTCCAGCATTGGTGAAGGCACTCAAGACCatgaaaaaaggagagaaggcCAATTTAATGGTTCAATCACTGT ATGCCTTTGGGGAGCAGGGAAAAGATGATAAAGATGGATTTCCTGCCATACCCTCAAATGCTGTGTTAAGCATTGATCTTGAGTTGTTATCTTTCAATCCTGTTGTTGACATTACTGGTGATGCCAAGGTTTTGAAAAAGATTTTGAAGGAGGGAGAAGGCACTATGACAGCAAATGAAGGGGCAGCTGTGACTG AACAAGTGATTCCTGGGTTAGACAGGGCAGCAGCAACAATGAGGAAGGGTGAACTGTGCATTGTGACAATAAATCCTGAATATGGATTTGGAAGTGTTGAAGTTAAACGGGACCTTGCTGTTGTTCCTCCATCTTCAACTATATTTTATGAAGTAGAAATGCTAGACTTTATTAAG GAGAAAACACCTTGGGAGATGAGTAACACTCAGAAAATTGAGGTGGCTGGGAAGAAGAAAGTGGAGGGCAACATATTGTTTAAGAGTGGGAAGCATCAAAGAGCAGCAAGCAGATATGAGAAGGTAATGCAAATCAGTTGA
- the LOC122074604 gene encoding serine carboxypeptidase-like 18, whose product MRAEKLLVCFYIMLLIRIQSWSSLLPISYSATVRYLPGFQGPLPFEMETGYVGVGESEYVQLFYYFIKSSSENPEEDPLLLWLTGGPGCSALSGLLYEIGPLHFVVKEYNGSLPNLVVNIQSWTQMASIIFVDSPVGTGFSYSTSSQGYQTGDFKASKDLYQFLTKWMIDHPEFLENHFYVAGDSYSGKIVPLVAKEISDGNEAGSELFINLKGYILGNPVTDPVFDSNKLVPFAHGMGLISNELYESVKRSCGENYVQIDPTNVLCWEDMQSFYKCISGLNQAHILEPFCTFASPIPKEVVGDRRSLRQSYSDQFLHDPQPPIPEVGCRTYAYYLAQFWANDYSVRNALHIHKGSIGKWQRCHHSLPYSYEIQNNIQYHLYLSKRVYRSLIYSDDHDMIVPFLGTEAWIKSLNYSIIDEWRSWIVNGQIGGYTRTYSNHMTFTTVKGGGHTAPQYKPKECFAMLKRWISEEPL is encoded by the exons atgagaGCAGAGAAGTTGTTGGTTTGTTTCTATATCATGTTACTTATACGGATACAATCGTGGTCCTCTTTGCTGCCAATCTCATACTCAGCAACTGTTAGATACCTTCCTGGGTTTCAGGGCCCTCTACCCTTTGAAATGGAAACTGG gtACGTGGGGGTAGGGGAGTCGGAGTATGTGCAGCTGTTTTACTACTTTATAAAGTCGTCGTCGGAGAATCCAGAGGAAGACCCTCTTCTGCTTTGGCTCACGGGCGGCCCTGGTTGCTCCGCTTTATCTGGCCTTTTATATGAGATTG GCCCACTTCATTTTGTGGTAAAGGAGTACAACGGCAGTCTACCCAATCTCGTTGTGAATATACAGTCATGGACCCAG ATGGCGAGCATAATCTTTGTAGACTCGCCAGTTGGGACTGGATTTTCTTACTCCACAAGCTCCCAAGGATATCAGACAGGCGACTTCAAAGCATCTAAAGACCTTTACCAATTCCTTACTAAG TGGATGATTGACCACCCAGAGTTTCTCGAGAATCACTTCTATGTTGCTGGAGATTCATATTCTGGCAAGATCGTGCCGCTTGTTGCTAAAGAAATATCTGATg GCAATGAAGCTGGTAGTGAACTGTTTATCAATCTTAAA ggaTATATACTGGGCAACCCTGTAACAGATCCAGTTTTTGACAGCAACAAATTAGTGCCATTTGCTCATGGGATGGGTCTTATATCAAATGAACTTTATGAG tcaGTGAAGAGAAGTTGTGGAGAGAACTATGTACAAATAGATCCCACCAATGTACTGTGTTGGGAGGATATGCAGTCTTTCTATAAG TGCATTTCAGGTTTAAACCAAGCACACATTTTGGAGCCATTTTGTACTTTTGCTTCTCCAATACCTAAAGAGGTAGTTGGAGATAGAAGATCTCTTAGGCAGAGTTATAGTGATCAGTTCCTCCATGATCCACAACCCCCTATTCCTGAAGTTGGCTGCAGG ACCTATGCTTATTATTTAGCACAGTTCTGGGCGAATGACTACAGTGTCCGGAATGCTCTCCACATTCACAAG GGATCGATCGGGAAATGGCAAAGGTGTCACCATAGCCTACCTTACTCATATGAAATCCAAAACAACATTCAATATCATCTATATCTCAGTAAAAGAGTTTATCGATCTTTAATATACAG TGATGATCATGACATGATAGTGCCATTTTTGGGTACGGAAGCATGGATAAAATCTCTCAACTACTCTATCATTGATGAATGGAGATCATGGATCGTCAATGGTCAAATAGGCGG ATATACCAGGACTTACTCCAACCACATGACATTCACCACTGTAAAG GGAGGAGGGCACACAGCTCCACAGTACAAGCCAAAGGAATGCTTTGCTATGCTCAAGCGGTGGATTTCTGAAGAACCTCTGTAA